One genomic region from Clostridium saccharobutylicum DSM 13864 encodes:
- a CDS encoding cation diffusion facilitator family transporter: MNAKVKVARLSVLSNSILIILKLFVGLTTGSVSILSEAIHSTMDLLAAIIAFFSVKISDKPADEAHPYGHGKVENISGVIEALLILAASIWIIVEAIKKLITPGEIESIGLGFIVMFISSAINFIVSKKLYKVAKQEDSIALEADALHLKADVYTSLGVGIGLFLIWITKLNYLDPVVAISVAIFILKEAIELLISAFNPLLDVKLSNDEIKIIKDNINKFSTVYCNYHDLKTRKSGRMKYVDLHLVFPENMTIKEAHDICDKIEDNIEKSLHYTQIMIHLESCDKNCNHDRCFKKSNK, encoded by the coding sequence ATGAATGCAAAAGTTAAAGTTGCTAGATTATCTGTTCTTTCAAATAGCATTTTAATAATTCTTAAGTTATTTGTTGGACTTACTACTGGTTCAGTAAGTATCCTATCCGAAGCTATACATTCAACTATGGATTTATTAGCCGCTATAATAGCATTTTTTTCTGTGAAAATATCTGACAAACCAGCTGATGAAGCACATCCTTATGGACATGGAAAAGTAGAAAATATTTCTGGTGTAATTGAAGCACTTCTTATATTAGCAGCTTCTATTTGGATAATAGTTGAAGCAATAAAAAAATTAATAACCCCTGGAGAAATAGAATCCATTGGTCTTGGTTTCATAGTTATGTTTATTTCTTCTGCAATAAATTTTATAGTTTCAAAAAAGTTGTATAAAGTAGCTAAACAAGAAGATTCTATAGCATTAGAAGCTGACGCATTACATTTAAAGGCTGATGTTTATACCTCATTAGGTGTTGGAATTGGATTATTTCTTATATGGATTACTAAATTAAATTATCTAGATCCCGTTGTTGCAATTTCTGTTGCTATCTTTATATTAAAAGAAGCTATTGAGCTATTAATATCTGCATTTAACCCACTTTTAGATGTTAAATTATCTAATGATGAAATTAAAATTATTAAAGATAATATAAATAAATTTTCAACTGTATATTGTAATTATCATGATTTAAAAACCAGAAAATCTGGAAGAATGAAATATGTAGATTTGCATTTGGTATTTCCAGAAAATATGACAATCAAAGAAGCTCATGATATATGTGATAAAATTGAAGATAATATAGAAAAATCGCTACATTATACTCAAATTATGATTCACTTAGAATCTTGTGACAAGAATTGTAATCACGATAGATGTTTTAAAAAAAGTAATAAATAA
- a CDS encoding ACP phosphodiesterase — translation MNYLAHVYLADNSEENMLGNFLGDFVNKSLENEFEYSIRQGIFMHKKLDTFTDSHPDFLNSRKRISKTNRRLAGVLIDIFYDHFLAKNWYEYSSISLEEYSENFYNILKKFSYCLPDKLIKRMPFIIEENWLVSYRNISGIEITVERIAKRFSNTKHPLVNPIDELINNYESLENDFKCFYPHAIEYANEVKRML, via the coding sequence ATGAATTATTTAGCTCATGTATATCTTGCAGACAATAGCGAAGAAAATATGCTTGGAAATTTTCTGGGTGATTTTGTGAATAAGTCTTTGGAAAATGAATTTGAATACTCAATAAGACAGGGGATTTTTATGCATAAAAAACTTGATACTTTTACAGATTCACATCCAGATTTTTTAAACAGTAGAAAAAGAATTTCTAAAACAAATAGACGCCTTGCAGGTGTATTAATTGACATATTTTATGATCATTTCTTAGCTAAGAATTGGTATGAATATTCTTCAATATCCTTAGAAGAATATTCAGAAAACTTTTATAACATACTTAAAAAGTTTTCTTACTGTCTGCCAGATAAATTAATAAAAAGAATGCCTTTTATAATCGAAGAAAACTGGCTTGTTTCATATAGGAATATAAGTGGTATTGAAATAACAGTAGAGCGAATTGCTAAAAGATTTTCCAATACAAAACATCCCTTAGTAAATCCAATAGATGAATTAATTAATAATTATGAAAGTCTTGAAAATGACTTTAAATGTTTTTATCCCCATGCAATTGAGTATGCAAATGAAGTTAAAAGAATGCTTTAG